In one window of Fulvia fulva chromosome 5, complete sequence DNA:
- a CDS encoding MFS-type transporter, with amino-acid sequence MISLISTYYDNRYRPLAVSFAAAGAATGGMVFPAIARQLLGRVGMAWTVRVMGFVFLANSAMALVLVRPPRAARKSVPIFEWSAFAELPYLLYTIGVFLVLWGVYFAYYSITVFATDVLEMSSTQSFYRIMALNGIGIAGRILPAYLVTVAPSVLHVFIPAVLAGGLSLYLWAVVRSSGGLLAWILGCGFCANAVQALFLGGLGSLAVDHQKWARAAVGS; translated from the coding sequence ATGATCTCGCTTATTAGCACCTACTACGATAACAGATATCGGCCACTCGCAGTCTCATTTGCAGCAGCAGGCGCTGCTACCGGTGGTATGGTGTTTCCAGCTATTGCGAGACAACTGCTAGGTCGCGTTGGCATGGCCTGGACCGTCCGTGTCATGGGCTTCGTCTTCCTGGCCAACTCAGCCATGGCTCTCGTCCTCGTACGACCACCGAGGGCGGCGCGGAAATCGGTTCCAATCTTCGAATGGTCCGCATTCGCAGAGCTGCCATACCTGTTGTACACCATCGGAGTTTTCCTCGTGCTGTGGGGAGTGTATTTTGCATACTACTCCATCACCGTCTTCGCAACGGACGTGCTGGAGATGTCCTCAACGCAATCTTTCTATCGGATCATGGCGCTCAATGGCATCGGCATTGCCGGCCGCATCCTCCCGGCCTATCTGGTCACGGTTGCTCCCTCCGTTTTACATGTCTTCATCCCAGCCGTTCTCGCGGGTGGACTGTCACTATACTTGTGGGCAGTTGTTCGCAGCTCGGGCGGCCTGCTGGCGTGGATTCTCGGATGTGGATTCTGCGCAAACGCAGTGCAGGCCCTCTTCCTCGGAGGTCTTGGGAGCCTGGCGGTGGATCATCAGAAATGGGCACGCGCAGCGGTAGGGTCCTGA
- a CDS encoding E3 ubiquitin-protein ligase TOM1-like, with protein sequence MSTQDTDHATATGDAQQQTGPGDSAFTTKRDNLIRNLHEIGYMYERHLHRMNIRTDQAFLDSYKSLLYKTTNEIKNIQLDIRFHGRGPATVSEWFAIVFAQMFDPNFVLFTASLLEHGRVHPNSYSGINPEHLNFFKLAGRITGMAIRESEVLPRRLTKAMLRQIQGDEVKPLSTEDLMEDLKHVDEERYSTLTAMLESHEAYAIGKTFSINIDKFGVTETIDLVDNGRNIPVTGEHKEEYVRLVAEYVLERSVKDQLDTFAAVVHDVLPPESLLGWSEEELDRLFSGLWQRL encoded by the exons ATGTCCACACAAGATACAGATCACGCCACTGCCACCGGCGACGCTCAGCAGCAGACTGGGCCAGGAGACTCAG CCTTCACCACCAAGCGCGATAATCTCATTCGTAATCTACACGAAATCGGCTACATGTACGAGCGACACCTCCATCGCATGAACATTCGTACAGACCAAGCTTTCCTCGACTCTTACAAAAGCTTGCTCTACAAAACCACCAACGAGATCAAGAACATTCAGCTAGACATCCGCTTCCACGGCAGAGGGCCAGCTACTGTGTCCGAGTGGTTCGCCATAGTCTTTGCGCAGATGTTTGATCCAAACTTTGTATTGTTCACAGCTTCTTTGCTGGAGCATGGCAGAGTGCATCCGAATTCGTACTCCGGCATCAACCCGGAACATCTGAACTTCTTCAAGTTAGCTGGTCGTATCACTGGCATGGCGATTCGAGAAAGTGAGGTGCTGCCACGGCGGTTGACGAAGGCTATGTTGAGACAGATACAAGGTGATGAGGTTAAGCCGTTGTCTACAGAGGACTTGATGGAGGATTTGAAGCATGTTGATGAAGAGCGTTACTCTACGCTGACTGCCATGCTCGAAAGCCATGAGGCATACGCAATCGGCAAGACGTTCTCCATCAACATCGACAAGTTCGGTGTCACGGAGACGATCGATCTCGTCGACAATGGACGCAACATTCCCGTCACTGGAGAACACAAGGAGGAATACGTTCGGCTCGTAGCTGAGTATGTCTTGGAGAGGTCGGTCAAGGATCAGCTCGATACGTTTGCTGCTGTGGTACATGACGTTCTTCCTCCCGAGTCGTTGCTGGGTTGGAGCGAGGAAGAGCTCGATCGACTGTTCTCGGGACTATGGCAGAGGCTCTAG
- a CDS encoding Ergothioneine biosynthesis protein 1, whose protein sequence is MQYIGKHPFPIASWPLARSKSGKYSTDIKDIRPGGQRFDPAKPLRDGLRKPDGNGQRSFDKLFLRGQQGNKDFDQNIDSPDSHLQDAEIELLPSHSAELAETLPAGTTLLEPGSRSLRRTNLILQAIDSQHKIVDYYALDLDQNELEQFLRELDPGRFKYIRCHGLIGTHDDARAWITKYENKQRPISVLSLGSAIGSMVRSEASKFWLEWSGALRKNGDQRDCHIIIAIDSCKGGGKVSKAFRDEEGRSARFTANVLDRANRQLGKQIFQHEDWTQQGEWEAESGRHSQYLVPQRDIDFEGTTLVKGERILVSHSHRYDDAEKQRLWEDVQLKEVRRYMNANESYGLHVLSLRSS, encoded by the coding sequence ATGCAGTACATAGGGAAGCATCCATTCCCGATAGCAAGCTGGCCGCTCGCAAGAAGCAAGTCTGGAAAGTACAGCACCGACATTAAGGACATTCGGCCAGGAGGCCAGCGATTCGATCCTGCGAAGCCACTGCGCGATGGTCTCCGCAAACCAGACGGAAATGGCCAACGCTCTTTCGACAAATTGTTTTTACGGGGTCAGCAAGGCAACAAGGATTTCGATCAGAACATCGACTCCCCCGACTCCCACTTACAAGACGCCGAGATCGAACTTCTGCCATCACACAGCGCAGAACTAGCAGAAACACTACCCGCAGGCACGACACTACTGGAACCAGGAAGTAGAAGCCTACGCAGGACCAATCTCATCCTACAGGCGATCGACAGTCAGCACAAGATTGTAGACTACTACGCCCTCGACCTGGACCAAAATGAGCTCGAGCAATTCTTGCGAGAACTAGATCCCGGTCGCTTCAAGTACATCCGCTGCCATGGGCTGATAGGCACCCACGATGATGCTCGCGCTTGGATAACGAAATACGAGAACAAGCAACGGCCCATCAGTGTGCTATCTCTGGGCTCGGCGATTGGCAGCATGGTCCGGAGTGAAGCGAGCAAATTCTGGCTGGAATGGAGTGGCGCATTGCGTAAGAATGGCGATCAGCGAGATTGCCATATTATCATTGCTATTGACAGCTGTAAGGGTGGGGGTAAAGTTTCGAAAGCGTTTCGGGACGAGGAAGGACGCAGTGCTCGGTTCACTGCGAATGTCCTCGACCGCGCGAACAGGCAGCTTGGTAAACAGATCTTCCAGCATGAGGACTGGACACAGCAGGGCGAATGGGAGGCCGAGAGTGGACGACATTCGCAATACCTCGTTCCCCAGCGGGACATCGACTTTGAAGGCACGACTCTCGTGAAAGGCGAAAGGATTCTCGTATCTCACAGCCACAGATACGACGATGCAGAAAAGCAACGCCTATGGGAAGATGTTCAGCTGAAAGAGGTGCGGCGGTATATGAATGCTAATGAGTCGTATGGGTTGCATGTACTCTCTTTGAGATCGTCGTAG
- a CDS encoding Trafficking protein particle complex subunit 2: MSYYFTIIGTRDNPLFELDFGTSKVGGDGIARFREEAKHMNQFIVHAALDLVEEAQWTTKDLYLKKVDSFQNNHIHTFLTGGNVKFMLLMNPDPSVTTYSSYQTSPPSRPNTARQSTLIAANPTSQQTEEAVRQFMFEVYEAWMKCIMNPFYHVNTQVTSPVFRSRVSTAAKKYL; the protein is encoded by the exons ATGTCCTACTACTTCACCATCATCGGCACTCGCGACAACCCTCTCTTCGAGCTGGACTTTGGCACGTCGAAAGTGGGTGGAGATGGCATTGCACGATTTCGAGAAGAGGCAAAGCATATGAACCAATTCATCGTACATGCTGCTCTTGACCTTGTAGAGGAAGCTCAGTGGACTACCAAAGACCT CTACCTCAAGAAAGTCGACAGCTTCCAAAACAACCACATCCACACCTTCCTCACCGGCGGCAACGTCAAATTCATGCTACTCATGAACCCGGACCCGAGCGTCACCACCTACTCCAGCTATCAGACCTCACCACCATCACGACCTAACACGGCGCGACAAAGTACTCTGATAGCTGCCAACCCGACAAGTCAGCAGACTGAAGAAGCTGTTAGACAGTTCATGTTCGAG GTCTACGAAGCGTGGATGAAATGCATCATGAACCCCTTCTACCACGTAAACACCCAAGTCACATCACCCGTCTTCCGAAGTCGCGTCAGTACCGCGGCAAAGAAGTACCTCTGA
- a CDS encoding Neutral protease 2, with product MKFTALSVAAMAAVVSSTAIDITKRDTPLSVTLTPLGNSKVKASVTNTGVEGYNVFYKGSFLDNEAPVDKLEVTSAASKAAFKGALLRMKTTDLTDASFLALAPGQTIETEVDIAELYDVEASDSYTVQATGSLRYAAAGTTELVDDSLAFSSNALTMDIDGEAAKSVAYAVVSPDSVEKRTVLSTSSCSSSQLSSLRTALSQCASLATTAANAAVSGSATTFNTYFRTTASATRNTVAARFRAVASDCSSTSSGRTTTYCSDVYGYCTSGVLAYTLPAYNYIAYCPIFYTGIPALSGACHGQDRATTVLHEETQ from the exons ATGAAGTTCACAGCACTGTCCGTCGCCGCAATGGCAGCAGTCGTCAGCTCCACGGCAATCGACATCACCAAGCGTGACACCCCTCTCTCCGTGACATTGACTCCCCTCGGCAACAGCAAGGTCAAGGCATCCGTCACCAACACCGGTGTTGAAGGCTACAACGTCTTCTACAAGGGATCCTTCCTCGACAACGAGGCCCCAGTTGACAAGCTCGAGGTCACCAGCGCAG CCTCCAAAGCCGCCTTCAAGGGCGCCCTCCTCCGCATGAAGACCACAGACCTCACCGACGCCTCCTTCCTCGCCCTCGCACCCGGCCAAACAATCGAAACCGAAGTCGACATCGCCGAGCTCTACGACGTCGAAGCCTCCGACTCCTACACCGTCCAAGCAACCGGCTCCCTCCGCTACGCCGCCGCCGGCACCACCGAGCTCGTCGACGACTCCCTGGCCTTCTCCTCCAACGCCCTCACCATGGACATCGACGGCGAAGCCGCCAAGTCCGTCGCCTACGCCGTCGTCTCCCCAGACAGCGTCGAGAAGCGCACCGTCCTCAGCACGAGCTCCTGCTCCTCCTCGCAACTCAGCTCCCTCCGCACCGCTCTCTCTCAGTGCGCCAGCCTCGCCACCACAGCCGCCAACGCCGCCGTCTCGGGCTCTGCCACTACGTTCAATACATACTTCCGCACCACTGCCTCCGCAACCCGCAACACGGTCGCCGCCCGCTTCCGCGCCGTCGCGAGCGACTGCAGCTCCACTTCTAGCGGACGCACTACAACCTACTGCAGCGACGTCTACGGCTACTGCACCTCTGGCGTCCTCGCATACACCCTCCCGGCGTACAACTACATCGCCTACTGCCCGATTTTCTACACTGGCATCCCTGCACTCTCTGGAGCGTGCCATGGTCAGGATCGTGCTACGACTGTGTTGCATGAGGAGACGCAGTAA
- a CDS encoding 54S ribosomal protein L31, mitochondrial has translation MFGAFRPTAPLSGGLLWKIPWRLSAPQKLRHRRRMRRVDNVVSVLDTALKRSATTSIPQVRNSAPSEAPTTSPSTGKATPAELSSTAEGQRLLEHETNADLESRRHGKGPKRGELVPQHDEVGHTGVSVKVHSKKLLKEQAAQEKTTKLIERWKADMPTEQEMLPRDKYSMFDKKVKGYRKGVHKLPKWTRLSQRVNPPGF, from the exons ATGTTCGGCGCATTCAGACCTACAGCGCCGCTGTCTGGCGGTTTGTTATG GAAGATCCCATGGCGTCTCTCAGCACCCCAAAAACTACGACATCGCAGACGAATGCGCCGCGTCGATAACGTCGTCTCCGTCCTCGACACAGCTCTCAAACGATCCGCCACGACTTCAATACCCCAAGTGCGGAACTCAGCCCCCAGCGAAGCCCCCACAACCTCACCCTCCACCGGCAAAGCCACCCCAGCTGAACTCTCCTCCACAGCAGAAGGCCAGCGCCTCCTCGAGCACGAAACGAACGCTGATCTCGAATCACGGCGGCATGGTAAAGGTCCCAAGAGAGGCGAGCTCGTTCCGCAACACGACGAAGTCGGTCACACAGGCGTTTCAGTGAAAGTGCACAGTAAGAAACTATTGAAAGAGCAAGCCGCGCAAGAAAAGACTACGAAACTCATTGAGAGGTGGAAAGCGGATATGCCCACAGAGCAGGAGATGTTGCCGAGGGATAAGTATAGCATGTTTGATAAGAAGGTGAAGGGTTATAGGAAGGGTGTGCATAAGTTGCCCAAGTGGACGAGGTTGAGTCAGAGGGTGAATCCGCCGGGCTTCTAA
- a CDS encoding Isocyanide synthase xanB, with protein MPWKRNSCQCPPGAYVTINSDGLVYNDILSITDEDVYHYGSGLRQMAVTKGFNRLKFLRMMDLIGLHDSPDMTKEQYLATVGMSRKTLAEKYGDPDFNARQAILKDPDMDLTYCGYTICLEEDLHYTPVKLKRSAAMLTDEL; from the exons ATGCCTTGGAAAAGAAACAGTTGCCAATGTCCGCCGGGTGCCTACGTGACCATCAACTCGGATGGCCTGGTCTACAACGATATCTTGAGCATTACTGACGAGGATGTCTACCATTACGGCAGTGGGCTCCGACAAATGGCCGTTACGAAGGGATTCAACCGACTGAAGTTCCTGCGTATGATGGACCTCATTGGCCTTCATGACTCGCCAGATATGACCAAGGAGCAATACCTTGCAACCGTCGGCATGTCGCGCAAGACACTGGCCGAGAAGTACGGGGATCCAGACTTCAACGCACGTCAAGCCATTCTGAAGGATCCAGACATGGACCTCACCTACTGCGG GTACACCATATGCCTCGAGGAGGATCTTCACTACACCCCCGTTAAACTGAAGCGGTCAGCAGCCATGCTTACAGACGAGCTGTGA
- a CDS encoding 4-nitrophenylphosphatase has translation MDSTLPIASSLFPGAGSANAPLVTAIGKDPLALGKPSQAMMDVVEGKFKFDRRRTCMVGDRLDTDIKFGIDSGLGGTLAVLTGVTKKEDFLSQGASVVPNAYVDGLGDLLG, from the coding sequence ATGGACTCGACATTGCCTATCGCTAGTTCCCTGTTCCCGGGAGCAGGCAGCGCGAATGCGCCGCTGGTAACCGCTATCGGGAAAGATCCTCTGGCGTTAGGCAAACCGAGCCAAGCCATGATGGACGTGGTGGAAGGCAAATTCAAGTTCGATAGGCGTAGAACCTGCATGGTCGGTGACAGGCTGGATACGGACATAAAATTTGGTATTGATAGCGGACTGGGCGGCACATTGGCCGTCCTCACGGGCGTGACCAAGAAGGAAGACTTCTTGTCGCAGGGAGCAAGTGTTGTCCCCAATGCGTACGTGGATGGACTGGGAGATTTGTTAGGTTGA